Proteins encoded together in one Pseudomonadota bacterium window:
- a CDS encoding transposase yields MPIARAEQVSVEVTPWYHVMSRCVRRAFLCGQDQVSGKNFDHRKGWLADKM; encoded by the coding sequence ATGCCGATAGCGCGAGCGGAGCAGGTAAGCGTGGAGGTAACGCCTTGGTATCACGTGATGTCACGGTGCGTGCGAAGGGCGTTCCTGTGCGGTCAAGACCAGGTCTCGGGTAAGAACTTCGACCACCGCAAGGGCTGGCTGGCGGACAAGATGA